The following are from one region of the Streptomyces decoyicus genome:
- a CDS encoding GAF domain-containing protein gives MKLFLLSCSSALAAGVFVASVLAGDQQDRNHESILRVGAVLAVAVVLVTASETALNEREKERARKEAGRAAAALALTYHSTLAPLSEALATLSQEYAAAYSGTGATPPAGLASTQAAQSAVIRRTVLVGAAVLTAEPDPASHLPRARCAFYRLADRARHEFTLEDWAGAPPTPRPIIDGAAGSHFLHDILERGAPYHVGKGTRLVSKVDQFSTTYRSVIAVPVVAGSREFGVLAVDAPGDSDLQDIHVDLMKSLAGFLGAALALA, from the coding sequence TTGAAGCTCTTTTTGCTGAGCTGCTCCAGCGCACTCGCCGCTGGGGTGTTCGTGGCCTCGGTACTGGCCGGGGACCAGCAAGACAGGAACCACGAGAGCATCCTCCGGGTCGGTGCCGTACTCGCCGTGGCCGTCGTCCTCGTGACGGCCAGTGAAACCGCCCTGAACGAACGGGAGAAGGAGCGCGCCCGGAAAGAAGCGGGGCGTGCGGCGGCCGCCCTGGCCCTCACGTATCACTCGACGCTCGCCCCGCTCTCCGAGGCACTGGCGACGCTCTCCCAGGAGTACGCGGCGGCCTACTCCGGGACAGGAGCCACGCCCCCTGCCGGTCTCGCGAGCACACAAGCCGCGCAGTCCGCGGTGATCCGCAGGACCGTCCTTGTCGGCGCCGCCGTCCTGACCGCCGAGCCGGACCCCGCCTCCCACCTCCCGAGGGCCCGGTGTGCGTTCTACCGCCTCGCCGACCGCGCCCGGCACGAGTTCACGCTGGAGGACTGGGCCGGCGCCCCGCCCACACCACGCCCGATCATCGACGGCGCGGCCGGCAGCCATTTTCTCCACGACATCCTGGAGCGCGGGGCGCCGTACCATGTCGGCAAGGGGACCCGCCTCGTGAGCAAGGTCGATCAGTTCAGTACGACATACCGGTCCGTCATCGCCGTACCGGTGGTGGCGGGCAGCCGGGAATTCGGTGTTCTCGCCGTCGACGCGCCCGGTGACAGCGATCTCCAGGACATCCATGTCGACCTCATGAAATCCCTGGCCGGATTTCTGGGCGCAGCGCTGGCACTTGCGTAG
- a CDS encoding cyclic nucleotide-binding domain-containing protein, whose amino-acid sequence MATIRHLFHAMPPDRRRQLTDLAVEVSMPRGTRLFEEGRRADRFWIIRSGQIALDQRVPGRRAAIVETLGRDELLGWSWLFPPYLWHLGAETVGPVEAVEFDAGVVRALCESDPVVGRAMYRYVAETVAERLHGTRIRLLDLYGPQGSGLDP is encoded by the coding sequence ATGGCCACCATCAGACACCTGTTCCATGCGATGCCGCCCGACCGGCGCCGGCAGCTGACCGACCTGGCCGTCGAGGTGTCGATGCCGCGTGGCACCCGCCTCTTCGAGGAGGGCCGGCGGGCGGACCGCTTCTGGATCATCCGCAGCGGGCAGATCGCGCTCGACCAGCGCGTGCCGGGGCGCCGGGCGGCGATCGTCGAAACCCTCGGCCGCGACGAACTGCTCGGCTGGTCCTGGCTGTTCCCGCCCTACCTGTGGCACCTGGGAGCGGAGACCGTGGGCCCCGTGGAGGCCGTGGAGTTCGACGCCGGCGTGGTCCGCGCGTTGTGCGAGTCCGATCCCGTCGTGGGCCGGGCGATGTACCGCTATGTTGCCGAGACGGTGGCCGAGCGGCTGCACGGCACCCGCATCCGCCTGCTGGATCTGTACGGCCCCCAGGGCAGCGGCCTCGACCCGTGA
- a CDS encoding NHLP bacteriocin export ABC transporter permease/ATPase subunit yields MSSVPPPALVGPGYTDAVTQALGGVGTPVDCTGLRNVPLEGPHVLWLVTGGWLDLFAVDVAQEGHWHFLGRLEAGTLLLGPVAGPQHTLLGRPSQDCRLRRIPLRELPRYEYGEQWDTGSYPQYGTQGGYGHDPAYGGQREAPSALEHAFALGTARSLGVLFEAPLDGRPADEAVADDDILWMPVPPGSVQYGASYSAEAAGDLLVDPELWQQMVNQQYRLLSAVDRWIEHLERAHEDRTAAGIKAGETVRERADQALIASIGRQDRAGRGGTGMDRAGDDATFAVCRTVAEAAGITLTEPPKGAAANDRITPVERIAVSSRIRTRAVRLQGRWWRTDTGPLVGHRAKSGAPVALLWRRGRYEAVNPASGLRMRIGKDNADELEPRAVMFYRPLPERPMNMWRLMRFSLRGTRLDLRNLALAGLVTVGLGALVPIATGKVLGVYVPSADKSLIVQVSLAVIITSVVSAAFMLLQNLTVLRMEGRIESALQPAVWDRLLRLPTKFFTERSTGELASAAMGISAIRRVLSGLGPVAVQATTVGAMNLVLLLVYSVPLALAAVAMLLVIGAVFLAMGLWELRWQRRLVKLGNKLNNQAFQTLRGLPKLRVAAAESFAYAAWAREFARSRELQQKAGRIKNLTTVLNAVYLPLCSLAMFMLLAGPARGSMSAGSFLTFNTSVTMLLTSVTQITGAFVSAAAALPMFEQIQPVLDEKPEVRGASAQPGALSGGIEAKKLSFRYTDDGPLVLDEVSLRVEPGEFVAVVGPSGCGKSTLLRLLIGFDKPSSGNVLYDGQDLAALDQAAVRRQCGVVLQNAQPLTGSILDCICGAESFTQEEAWAAAEMAGLAEDIKRMPMGLHTMISGGGAISGGQRQRLMIAQALVRRPRILFFDEATSALDNETQRIVSDSTRQLSASRLVIAHRLSTVMDADRVIVMAEGRIVEQGPPAELLADTGGRLHDLVRRQLA; encoded by the coding sequence GTGTCATCCGTACCCCCGCCCGCGCTCGTGGGACCGGGCTACACCGACGCGGTGACGCAGGCGCTGGGCGGCGTCGGCACCCCCGTCGACTGCACCGGACTGCGCAACGTGCCCCTGGAGGGCCCGCATGTGCTGTGGCTCGTCACCGGCGGGTGGCTCGACCTCTTCGCGGTCGACGTCGCCCAGGAAGGGCACTGGCACTTCCTCGGCCGGCTCGAAGCGGGCACCCTGCTGCTCGGCCCGGTCGCGGGCCCGCAGCACACCCTGCTCGGCCGGCCGTCACAGGACTGCCGACTGCGCCGGATCCCGCTGCGCGAGCTGCCCCGGTACGAGTACGGCGAGCAGTGGGACACCGGTTCCTACCCGCAGTACGGCACCCAGGGCGGCTACGGCCACGACCCCGCGTACGGCGGCCAGCGCGAGGCACCCTCCGCGCTGGAGCACGCCTTTGCGCTGGGCACGGCCCGCAGCCTGGGCGTGCTGTTCGAGGCACCGCTCGACGGCAGGCCCGCCGACGAGGCGGTGGCCGACGACGACATCCTGTGGATGCCGGTGCCGCCCGGCAGCGTGCAGTACGGCGCCTCCTACAGTGCGGAGGCGGCCGGCGATCTGCTGGTGGACCCCGAGCTGTGGCAGCAGATGGTCAATCAGCAGTACCGGCTGCTGTCCGCCGTCGACCGCTGGATCGAGCACCTGGAACGCGCTCACGAGGACCGTACGGCGGCCGGCATCAAGGCGGGCGAGACCGTCCGCGAGCGGGCCGACCAGGCGCTGATCGCCTCCATCGGCCGCCAGGACCGGGCCGGCCGGGGCGGCACCGGGATGGACCGGGCCGGCGACGACGCCACCTTCGCGGTCTGCCGCACGGTCGCGGAGGCGGCCGGGATCACGCTCACCGAGCCGCCGAAGGGCGCCGCCGCCAACGACCGCATCACCCCGGTCGAACGGATCGCGGTCAGCTCGCGGATCCGCACCCGCGCCGTCCGGCTCCAGGGCCGCTGGTGGCGGACCGACACCGGCCCCCTGGTGGGCCACCGCGCCAAGTCCGGTGCCCCCGTGGCGCTGCTGTGGCGCCGCGGCCGCTACGAGGCGGTCAACCCGGCCTCCGGGCTGCGGATGCGCATCGGCAAGGACAACGCCGACGAACTCGAACCGCGCGCCGTCATGTTCTACCGTCCGCTGCCGGAGCGGCCCATGAACATGTGGCGCCTGATGCGCTTCAGCCTGCGCGGCACACGGCTGGACCTGCGCAATCTGGCCCTCGCCGGACTGGTGACGGTCGGTCTCGGCGCCCTCGTGCCCATCGCGACCGGCAAGGTGCTCGGGGTGTACGTCCCGAGCGCCGACAAGAGCCTGATCGTCCAGGTCTCCCTGGCCGTCATCATCACCAGCGTCGTCTCCGCCGCCTTCATGCTGTTGCAGAACCTCACCGTGCTGCGGATGGAGGGCCGGATCGAGAGCGCGTTGCAGCCGGCCGTGTGGGACAGGCTGTTGCGGCTGCCGACCAAGTTCTTCACCGAACGCTCCACCGGAGAGCTGGCCAGCGCGGCGATGGGCATCAGCGCCATCCGGCGGGTGCTCTCCGGACTCGGCCCGGTGGCCGTGCAGGCCACCACGGTCGGCGCGATGAACCTCGTGCTGTTGCTCGTCTACAGCGTGCCGCTGGCACTGGCGGCCGTCGCCATGCTGCTCGTCATCGGTGCGGTGTTCCTCGCCATGGGCCTGTGGGAGCTGCGCTGGCAGCGACGCCTGGTCAAGCTCGGCAACAAGCTCAACAACCAGGCGTTCCAGACCCTGCGCGGGCTGCCCAAGCTGCGGGTCGCCGCGGCCGAGAGCTTTGCGTACGCCGCCTGGGCCCGTGAGTTCGCCCGCTCCCGCGAACTCCAGCAGAAGGCCGGCCGGATCAAGAACCTGACCACCGTGCTCAACGCGGTCTATCTGCCGCTCTGCTCGCTCGCCATGTTCATGCTGCTGGCCGGACCGGCCCGCGGCAGCATGTCGGCCGGCTCGTTCCTCACCTTCAACACCTCGGTGACCATGCTCCTGACCTCGGTCACCCAGATCACCGGCGCCTTCGTCTCGGCCGCCGCCGCGCTGCCGATGTTCGAGCAGATCCAGCCGGTGCTGGACGAGAAGCCCGAAGTGCGCGGCGCCAGCGCCCAGCCCGGCGCCCTGTCCGGCGGCATCGAAGCCAAGAAGCTGTCCTTCCGCTACACCGACGACGGCCCGCTGGTCCTCGACGAGGTCTCGCTGCGGGTCGAGCCCGGCGAGTTCGTGGCCGTCGTCGGCCCGAGCGGCTGCGGCAAGTCGACCCTGCTCCGGCTCCTCATCGGCTTCGACAAGCCCTCCTCGGGCAATGTGCTCTACGACGGCCAGGACCTGGCCGCCCTGGACCAGGCGGCGGTGCGCCGCCAGTGCGGCGTCGTCCTCCAGAACGCGCAGCCGCTCACCGGATCGATCCTGGACTGCATCTGCGGTGCCGAGTCCTTCACCCAGGAAGAGGCCTGGGCGGCTGCCGAGATGGCGGGCCTGGCCGAGGACATCAAGCGGATGCCGATGGGACTGCACACCATGATCTCCGGCGGTGGGGCCATCTCCGGCGGTCAGCGGCAGCGGCTGATGATCGCCCAGGCACTGGTCCGCCGCCCGCGGATCCTGTTCTTCGACGAGGCCACCAGCGCCCTGGACAACGAGACCCAGCGCATCGTCAGCGACAGCACCCGACAGCTCAGTGCCAGCCGTCTGGTGATCGCCCACCGGCTGTCCACGGTCATGGACGCCGACCGGGTGATCGTCATGGCGGAGGGCCGGATCGTCGAGCAGGGCCCGCCGGCCGAGCTGCTCGCCGACACGGGCGGCCGGCTGCACGATCTGGTGCGACGTCAGCTGGCCTGA
- a CDS encoding NHLP family bacteriocin export ABC transporter peptidase/permease/ATPase subunit has translation MTAPHDSAAPQQQLPPPGRGRHRPEPAPGARRTRRAAPPAPKPKKTKSVRTPTILQMEAVECGAASLAMVLAHYGRHVPLEELRIACGVSRDGSRASNLLKAARSYGLQAKGMQMEPAALAEVQAPAILFWEFNHYVVYDGPCRRFGRRGVRINDPDKGRRFVAMEDFDTSFTGVALVFEPGEDFRKGGRKPGVLGAVPARMRGTTGTLLAALLASLLLVAVGAAVPALSRTYIDMFLIGNQTSLLGPLFASMAAMVALTAVLTGLQQANLLRGRIISSTLTSARFLRHLLRLPVTFFAQRSPADLVQRLQSNDAVAETLARDLAAAGVDGIVVILYAVLLWTYDPQLTVIGVGIALLNVVAMRIVIRLRSTHTQKLRADTARLTNTSYTGLQLIETMKATGGENGYFRRWAGQHATTLEVQQRLGVPSAALAVVAPTLATLNSALILWIGGLRAVEGHISIGLLVAFQALVTRFTAPITRLNGVAGRIQDFAADVARLKDVESFPVDTLYSRPEPDADTRRLKGHVTLEGITFGYSPLDKPLLTGFSLAVGPGRQVALVGGSGSGKSTVSRLISGLYSPWEGTIRIDGQRLEDLSRSALAASVSFVDQDIFLFEGTVRDNVALWDPSIPDDAVITALQDAALYDDVIVRRPDGIYSRVEQDGRNFSGGQRQRLEIARALVRRPSILVLDEVTSALDARTEQTIMDNLRRRGCACVVIAHRLSTVRDSDEIVVLDHGVVVERGRHEDLVAAGGPYAELVKEH, from the coding sequence GTGACCGCACCCCACGACTCCGCAGCCCCGCAGCAGCAGCTGCCGCCTCCCGGGCGCGGCCGGCACCGCCCGGAGCCCGCACCCGGCGCGCGCCGTACCCGCCGCGCCGCGCCGCCCGCTCCGAAGCCCAAGAAGACGAAGTCCGTACGCACCCCCACCATCCTCCAGATGGAGGCCGTGGAATGCGGCGCCGCCTCGCTGGCCATGGTGCTCGCCCACTACGGACGGCATGTGCCGCTGGAGGAGCTGCGGATCGCCTGCGGGGTCTCCCGCGACGGCTCGCGCGCCAGCAACCTGCTCAAGGCCGCCCGCAGTTACGGGCTCCAGGCCAAGGGCATGCAGATGGAACCGGCCGCGCTCGCCGAAGTGCAGGCGCCGGCCATTCTGTTCTGGGAGTTCAACCACTACGTCGTCTACGACGGCCCCTGCCGCCGCTTCGGCCGCCGCGGCGTGCGCATCAACGACCCCGACAAGGGCCGCCGCTTCGTGGCGATGGAGGACTTCGACACCAGCTTCACCGGTGTCGCCCTGGTCTTCGAGCCGGGCGAGGACTTCCGCAAGGGCGGCCGCAAGCCCGGCGTCCTCGGCGCGGTGCCCGCCCGGATGCGCGGCACCACCGGCACCCTGCTGGCCGCGCTGCTCGCCAGCCTGCTGCTGGTCGCGGTCGGCGCGGCGGTGCCCGCGCTGAGCCGTACGTACATCGACATGTTCCTGATCGGCAACCAGACCTCGCTGCTGGGGCCGCTCTTCGCGTCGATGGCCGCGATGGTGGCGCTGACCGCCGTACTGACCGGTCTGCAACAGGCGAATCTGCTGCGCGGCCGCATCATCTCCTCCACCCTGACCAGCGCCCGGTTCCTGCGCCATCTGCTCAGACTCCCGGTCACCTTCTTCGCCCAGCGCAGCCCGGCCGACCTGGTCCAGCGGCTCCAGTCCAACGACGCGGTGGCCGAAACCCTGGCGCGCGACCTCGCCGCCGCGGGGGTGGACGGGATCGTGGTCATCCTCTACGCCGTCCTGCTGTGGACCTACGACCCGCAACTGACGGTCATCGGCGTGGGCATCGCCCTGCTCAACGTCGTCGCCATGCGGATCGTGATCCGGCTGCGGTCCACCCACACCCAGAAGCTGCGCGCCGACACGGCCCGGCTCACCAACACCTCCTACACCGGTCTCCAGCTCATCGAGACGATGAAGGCCACCGGCGGGGAGAACGGCTACTTCCGCCGCTGGGCCGGCCAGCACGCCACCACGCTGGAGGTGCAGCAGCGCCTCGGTGTGCCCAGCGCCGCGCTGGCCGTCGTCGCGCCCACCCTGGCCACGCTCAACAGCGCACTGATCCTGTGGATCGGCGGACTGCGGGCGGTCGAGGGCCATATCTCCATCGGTCTGCTGGTCGCCTTCCAGGCGCTGGTGACCCGCTTCACCGCACCCATCACCCGGCTCAACGGAGTGGCCGGCCGCATCCAGGACTTCGCCGCCGACGTGGCCCGTCTCAAGGACGTCGAGAGCTTCCCCGTCGACACCCTCTACTCGCGTCCCGAGCCGGACGCCGACACCCGCAGGCTCAAGGGCCATGTGACGCTGGAGGGCATCACCTTCGGCTACAGCCCGCTGGACAAACCGCTGCTCACCGGCTTCTCGCTGGCCGTCGGCCCCGGCCGGCAGGTCGCCCTCGTCGGCGGATCCGGCAGCGGCAAGTCCACCGTCTCCCGGCTGATCTCCGGCCTCTACAGCCCCTGGGAAGGCACCATCCGCATCGACGGACAGCGGCTGGAGGACCTCTCCCGCAGTGCGCTGGCCGCCTCCGTGTCCTTTGTCGACCAGGACATCTTCCTCTTCGAGGGCACGGTCCGCGACAACGTGGCGCTGTGGGACCCCTCGATACCGGACGACGCGGTCATTACCGCCCTCCAGGACGCCGCACTCTACGACGATGTGATCGTCCGCCGCCCCGACGGCATCTACAGCCGGGTCGAGCAGGACGGCCGCAACTTCTCCGGCGGGCAGCGGCAGCGGCTGGAGATCGCCCGCGCACTGGTCCGGCGCCCCAGCATCCTGGTCCTCGACGAGGTCACCAGCGCACTGGACGCCCGGACCGAACAGACCATCATGGACAACCTGCGGCGGCGCGGCTGCGCCTGCGTCGTCATCGCCCACCGGCTGAGCACGGTCCGCGACAGTGACGAGATCGTCGTCCTCGACCACGGCGTGGTTGTCGAACGCGGCCGGCACGAGGACCTGGTCGCCGCCGGGGGCCCGTACGCCGAGCTGGTCAAGGAGCACTGA
- a CDS encoding HlyD family efflux transporter periplasmic adaptor subunit: MQFRQQALSKLQSPEEIDLPVRFARPRGWLVLTVTVLFVIAASVWAVTGTVSSTLNAPGILTHGQGSYVLQSPVAGQVTAVLAEEGKRVAANTPVLKLRTARGATVVRTLAAGRLTTMVATIGSVVTTGADVASVERVAHPGDPLTATLYVPAESGASVPVGAAVDLTVQSVPSQQYGVLRGRVKAVGRTAQTRQRIGAYLGNSQLGEQFSQHGQPLAVLVQLDPAPHSGSGYAWSTSGGPPYKIDSMTPASGAVHLAAQHPIDWLLP; encoded by the coding sequence GAAATCGATCTGCCGGTGCGCTTCGCCCGCCCCCGGGGCTGGCTCGTGCTGACCGTCACGGTCCTGTTCGTGATCGCCGCGTCCGTATGGGCGGTGACCGGCACCGTGTCGTCCACCCTCAACGCACCCGGAATCCTCACCCACGGCCAGGGCAGCTATGTCCTGCAGAGCCCCGTCGCGGGCCAGGTCACCGCCGTGCTCGCCGAAGAAGGCAAGCGGGTGGCCGCCAACACCCCCGTTCTGAAGCTCCGCACCGCCCGGGGCGCCACCGTCGTCCGCACACTCGCCGCCGGCCGGCTGACCACCATGGTCGCCACGATCGGCTCCGTCGTCACCACCGGTGCGGATGTGGCCTCCGTGGAGCGCGTCGCCCACCCCGGCGACCCCCTGACGGCGACGCTGTACGTACCGGCCGAGAGCGGCGCCTCCGTCCCCGTCGGCGCGGCCGTCGACCTCACCGTCCAGTCCGTGCCCAGCCAGCAGTACGGCGTACTGCGCGGGCGGGTCAAGGCCGTCGGCAGGACCGCGCAGACCCGCCAGCGGATCGGCGCCTACCTGGGCAACAGCCAGCTCGGCGAGCAGTTCTCGCAGCACGGCCAGCCCCTCGCCGTCCTGGTGCAGCTCGACCCCGCCCCGCACAGTGGGTCCGGCTACGCCTGGTCGACCTCCGGCGGCCCGCCGTACAAGATCGACTCCATGACGCCGGCCAGTGGCGCCGTCCACCTGGCCGCGCAGCACCCGATCGATTGGCTGCTGCCGTGA